The uncultured Flavobacterium sp. genome segment TATACAGCTTTCCAAAAGAAATATTCGCTGAGCGGTGGAATTGTTATTACAAACTTGATTTAGTCATTTTTTGAAATAGTACAAAATACCTTCATTATGACCTCTATTATTTGTTGTAAATTAGCATTTAAATAGATTGATCTTATGGCATAATTGAAACTTACATAAATTCTAAGACAAATGGAAGATCAGAACAAACTTGACTGGGAAAAATATGAGTTAATAACTAAATATATTTATGAAACATTAGGACAAGATTATAATATTAATATTGAAGGATATGGCCGTAACTGTATAATCATTGGTAATTCAACAGTGAAGCACCAGATCGATGTCTTAACTTCAGAAACAGATGACACTGGCACATATAGAACTGCTATAGAATGCAAATATTGGAATAAAAAAATCAACAAAGATATAGTAATGAAACTTTTAGCTGTTATTAATGATAGCGATATAAAACGAGGAATTATAGTGTCAAAAAGTGGTTACACTCCAGATGCACAACAGTTCGCTAAACATAATAACATATTAATTGTTCAGTTGAGAGAAGCTGGAAAAGAGGACAAAAAACTACATAAAGAACTACATTTTTTTGATCTAATACTAAATATAAAAATAAACATAAAACGTCCAGAAGTAACAAATATTATTGCAAAGGATTTTGATAATAACATAATAAACCTAAACGAAAAAGACCAAGATCAAATTTTATCGAAAAGGCAAATGGAATAAAAATCAGTCTGTTTCATGAAATAATGATATTTAAAGAATATCTAAATAAACAAAAGCCTTTTGAAACAGTAATTAAATTGTATGAGCACCAACAGTCATACCTGCACTTGAAAAATAGCGTACATAAAATAAAAAGTATTACTTACACTGGCTTATTAACAGTTCAGGATAAAAATCAGAATAAGACGTTTTCAATTGTTGATAAGGTGTGGCTATTAATGGAAAAAATTTTTGAGGAACAAACATTTATCATTTCTGAAGGTGGGTTAATTGTTCAAAATTTGGATAAAAAAGAATAGTAACTAGCAATTTAAAAAAA includes the following:
- a CDS encoding restriction endonuclease, with protein sequence MEDQNKLDWEKYELITKYIYETLGQDYNINIEGYGRNCIIIGNSTVKHQIDVLTSETDDTGTYRTAIECKYWNKKINKDIVMKLLAVINDSDIKRGIIVSKSGYTPDAQQFAKHNNILIVQLREAGKEDKKLHKELHFFDLILNIKINIKRPEVTNIIAKDFDNNIINLNEKDQDQILSKRQME